DNA sequence from the Blastomonas fulva genome:
GCGTTCTCGACCAGCGCCGACCAGTTCGCGTTCGACAATGGCATCTTCTCCAAGGTGCTCGCCGAGGAAATCCGGCGCCCGCAGCAGAACATTGCCGATGCGATGAAGCGCGTGTCGGATCGGGTCGCCATGGCCAAGGCGGCAAGCTTCCAGAAGCCGACTTTCGATTATGGCCTGCAGGGCCAGCCACCGTGTTTCGTCTCGTGCGATCCCAGCAGCGGCAACCGCTTCTATGACTGCGCCAACTGCCCCTGGATGCGGATCATCCCGGCGGGCAAGGGGGTGATCGGTTCGCCGGTGTCCGAACCCGGGCGCGGCAAGGACGAGGCTGCCCAGCAGGCCGCGGTGATCGCGCGCGACTTCGCGATGGGGGTGTACGAGGTAACGGTGGCCGAGTGGACCGCGTGCGTGCGCGACGGCGGTTGCCCGAAGCTGTCGACCTGGGCGGCGGACAATCCCAACCCGCTGATCCCGGCGACCAGCATCAGCCATGACGATGCGCTCTCGTTTCTGGGCTGGCTGTCGCGCCAGTCGGGCCGGGCCTATCGCCTGCCCAGCGATACCGAATGGGAATATGCCAGCCGGGCAGGGGCCAGCAGCGCCTTTCCCTGGGGCGACAGCATCACCCCTTCGGAAGCCAATTACGATCACACCGCGCGCTACCAGGGGTCTCCGACGTCGCCCTATCGCGGCTATCCCGAGGCGGTGTCGGGCTACCCACCCAACAGCTTCGGTCTCTACCAGATGCAGGGCAATGTCTGGGAATGGACCTCGCAGTGCCTTGATGCGGCCTGTCGCAACCGGGCGGTGCGCGGCGGATCGTTCGAAAGCGTTCCCGCAGCTTTGCGCTCTGCCAACCGTTTCGGCGTGGCTCCAACCAAGCGCCGCGACGATGTCGGGTTGCGGGTGGCGCGCGATCTGGAACCGGACGAAGCCGGGGTGGGCGGCTGAGCCATGCGCGCTGCCTTGCGCCTGTGCAGTCTGGTTCTCGCGCTGGTCGCCGGGGTCGGCTCGCTACCCGCCCATGCCGAGACCCGCGCAATCCTGGTGGGCGTGTCGCGCTATCAGTCGGCCAGCATTCCGGACCTTGCCGGACCTGCAAATGACGTGTCCGCGATGGAGCGGCTCGCGCGCAGTCTTGGCGCCAGCGACATCGTGACGCTCGCCGATGGCGCGGTCACCCGCTCCAGCGTCGAGACCGCGATCCACGACATGGGCCAGCGCAGCCGCAGCGGGGATTGGGTGCTGTTCTATTTTTCGGGTCATGGCGCGCAGGCGCGCGCGCAAAATCCTGACGAGACCGATGGCGCCTATGACCAGTTCGTGCCGCTTCCGGGCTTCGATCCTGTGGGACAGGATCCGGAAAGCTTCATCGTCGACAAGGACTTCTATGCGTGGATGAAGCGCTATCTGCCGCAGGATGTCGCGATCCTGATGGTCGTCGACAGCTGTCATTCGGGCACCATGCACCGCGCCATCGATCTGCGCACCTTCGCCTTCACGCCGCGCATCGCCTTCCGCCCCGGCGAAGCGCGCGCGATCGAGCTGGTGGCGCGGCCCGGGCCAAGGCTGGGTGCGCTCGGGGCGGACGCGACGCCGGGCGTCGTACCCGGCGAGATTGCGGTGCCCAGGCGCGAGGACCTGCCCAATCTGGTCTATATCGGCGCATCGCGCGACGATCAGCTGGCGCTGGAAGCGGCGCTGCCGCAGGAGGGCGCACCGCAGCGCGGCGTGCTCACCTATGCGCTGGAACAGGCGCTCAGCCTGCCGGGCAGCAACGATCAGTCGCCGGTGGCGGATCTGGATGGCGACGGGCTGGTCACGGTGGTCGAGATCGGCTCCTATCTCAACAGCCAGGTGCGCATGCTCACCGCGCAGCGGCAGGAAAGCACGTTGTTCTTTCCCGCAGGCTGGGCCGAACGCCCGGTGTTCGCGGCAGTGCCCGTTCCCCGGCTGAGCTTCGATCTGCCTGCCCCTTATGTGATGATCGCCGGGCAGGGCGACGACCTTGCCACCGCCCCGCAGGACGCCGCCTGGCAGCTGGCGGCATCGTCCAACGATGCCGATTTCCTGTGGCTGCTGGGCTCGCGCGAAGTGCTGCGCAGCTCGGGCGATGTGGTGGCCAGCGGCATCGCCAGCCAGGCCGCCTTTGCGGGCGTGATGGACAAATGGCAGGCGATCCTGACGCTGCGCCCTTTGGTGTCCGAGCTGGCGATGCGGTTGACGGTGAACCCGCTGGGGTCGGACGCGCTCTATGGCGAGGGTGCGCCGATCGCGGTGGCGCTGGCCCGCACTCGGCGCAGTGGGGGGCCGCGTTACGCCACAGTGTTCAACCTCGCCTCGGACGGCACGGTGCAACTGCTCTATCCGCTGGCCCCCGATGGCGGAGGGCAACTGGACGATGCGCTGCAGCAGTCGCTGCTGGAGACGGTCGTCGTGCCGCCGTTCGGGGTCGATCACCTTGTAGCCCTCGCCACCCCGGAGGTTCCCGAAGCGCTGCGCGCCGCCTTGCGAAACGCCGATGGCCAGCGCGCGGCAGGCGGCCTGGCAGCGCTGATCCGCGCAGAGCTCAAAAAGGGGCGTGGCAAGGCCTCGCTGTCGATCGCGGAACTCTACACGGGCAACTGAACGCCGCGCCAGGCGAGCCAGGGCGCGCGCGACGGCGGCGGTGCAGAGCGGCTTTTGACAAGGGCTGCTGGGGGGTACTGGCGGGC
Encoded proteins:
- a CDS encoding SUMF1/EgtB/PvdO family nonheme iron enzyme → MLRLVPLLALALASFGAWLMSAPDAFGQSQAREPRLALVIANGNYRGFDRLQATFGDGERIAAALSGTGFVDPGGGAVRTRRDLSAAEMEAEIAAFRAALATAGPQAFGVLYFSGHGVALGSGGDVQMVPVDGSPVGLAAGGSLSRSAVTRNLMGSGARTVLVVLDMCRNTISLPVQPMSTSDAVTGGDTLVPGSKGLRRVIRSAESSIRPDQGYLVAFSTSADQFAFDNGIFSKVLAEEIRRPQQNIADAMKRVSDRVAMAKAASFQKPTFDYGLQGQPPCFVSCDPSSGNRFYDCANCPWMRIIPAGKGVIGSPVSEPGRGKDEAAQQAAVIARDFAMGVYEVTVAEWTACVRDGGCPKLSTWAADNPNPLIPATSISHDDALSFLGWLSRQSGRAYRLPSDTEWEYASRAGASSAFPWGDSITPSEANYDHTARYQGSPTSPYRGYPEAVSGYPPNSFGLYQMQGNVWEWTSQCLDAACRNRAVRGGSFESVPAALRSANRFGVAPTKRRDDVGLRVARDLEPDEAGVGG
- a CDS encoding caspase family protein translates to MRAALRLCSLVLALVAGVGSLPAHAETRAILVGVSRYQSASIPDLAGPANDVSAMERLARSLGASDIVTLADGAVTRSSVETAIHDMGQRSRSGDWVLFYFSGHGAQARAQNPDETDGAYDQFVPLPGFDPVGQDPESFIVDKDFYAWMKRYLPQDVAILMVVDSCHSGTMHRAIDLRTFAFTPRIAFRPGEARAIELVARPGPRLGALGADATPGVVPGEIAVPRREDLPNLVYIGASRDDQLALEAALPQEGAPQRGVLTYALEQALSLPGSNDQSPVADLDGDGLVTVVEIGSYLNSQVRMLTAQRQESTLFFPAGWAERPVFAAVPVPRLSFDLPAPYVMIAGQGDDLATAPQDAAWQLAASSNDADFLWLLGSREVLRSSGDVVASGIASQAAFAGVMDKWQAILTLRPLVSELAMRLTVNPLGSDALYGEGAPIAVALARTRRSGGPRYATVFNLASDGTVQLLYPLAPDGGGQLDDALQQSLLETVVVPPFGVDHLVALATPEVPEALRAALRNADGQRAAGGLAALIRAELKKGRGKASLSIAELYTGN